TTCAAACAGCTTTATTACCATTAACGGTAAGTCTTATATTATTTCACATTATGAATACGAATCTGTTAATAATGCTGGAAAAGAGATTTCCGGTCTTCCTGCTTCCATGACGCTTACACAAGTTGACCGAGATGATAAAACAGGAAAACTAACCGTCAACCATGCTAAAAAAATTGATTTTTCTAATGTAAATGGTTTGTGGACGCCGTGTAATGGCTCTACAACGGATTGGGGTACTCACCTCGGTTCAGAAGAATACGAGCCTGATGCACGCGCTTTTGAAGACCCTGCATCTAGCTCTTATAAAGACGTTACGAACTTCGCTAAGCTTTATTTCGGTGACACGTCAAAAGCAAACCCTTACTACTACGGCTGGATTCCAGAAATTTCAGTGGATGAAAGCGGCGATGCGTCTGTCGTAAAACATTACAGCACAGGCCGTTTTTCACATGAAATGATGCAGGTACTTCCAGATAATAAAACCGCTCTTTTTGGAGACGATGGGTCTAATACCATGATGTTTATGTATGTAGCAGATAAGGAAAAAGACTTCTCAGCAGGAACTCTTTATGCCGCAAAGTTTAAACAAACGAGCACAAAAAATGGAGGGAAAGGCGACCTTCAGTGGATTAAGCTTGGCCATGCAACAGACAATGAAGTGAAAACAATAATCGACAAAGGCACAAAATTCAGTGATATTTTTGAAACAGCCGACCAGCCTACAAAAGGATTTAAAGCAGTCAAAACCGCCGCAAGTAAAAAAGTTGAATATTTAAAAGTAAAGCCTGGCATGGAAAAAGCAGCTGCCTTTTTAGAATCACGCAGATACGGTGCGATTCTAGGTGCCACGTCTGAATTCAACAAGATGGAAGGACTAACGGTTAATAAAAAAGACAAAAAAGCGTATATGGCTATTTCTTACCAAAATAGTGCCATGCTAAAAGAGCCTGGTGCTGTACAAGATGATATCCAGCTTCCAAAATTAGAGTCTGGTGTGACCTACCAGCTGAACTTAGGCTCGCATCAAAAAGACCAAGCAAAAGGCAAGATTAACAGCCGCTACGTTCCTGCAAGTATGGAAGGGCTATTGATTGGACAAGACCTAGAAAAAGCAGATGCATACGGCAATACAGCGGATCCAAATAAAATTGCCAACCCTGATAACCTTACGTATTCAAATGACTTAAATACACTGTTTATCGGAGAAGACAGCTCACTGCACACAAACAACTTTGTATGGGCCTATAATGTAAAAACCAAAAAACTATCACGCATCCTTTCGGTTCCAGTGGGAGCAGAAGCAACGGGACTTCG
The genomic region above belongs to Priestia megaterium and contains:
- a CDS encoding PhoX family protein, translating into MKKRVSLGLSLTLLASSAASAFAAEHHPVQHPKQIKSVEFQPMKAPTTIENMIKTYTEASVKVTYKDGSVEETPLNYNQLFLSKDKIVDNKGELIAAGTPIDANGDPIIDRSIPDQPSPYVSDAPDSNSFITINGKSYIISHYEYESVNNAGKEISGLPASMTLTQVDRDDKTGKLTVNHAKKIDFSNVNGLWTPCNGSTTDWGTHLGSEEYEPDARAFEDPASSSYKDVTNFAKLYFGDTSKANPYYYGWIPEISVDESGDASVVKHYSTGRFSHEMMQVLPDNKTALFGDDGSNTMMFMYVADKEKDFSAGTLYAAKFKQTSTKNGGKGDLQWIKLGHATDNEVKTIIDKGTKFSDIFETADQPTKGFKAVKTAASKKVEYLKVKPGMEKAAAFLESRRYGAILGATSEFNKMEGLTVNKKDKKAYMAISYQNSAMLKEPGAVQDDIQLPKLESGVTYQLNLGSHQKDQAKGKINSRYVPASMEGLLIGQDLEKADAYGNTADPNKIANPDNLTYSNDLNTLFIGEDSSLHTNNFVWAYNVKTKKLSRILSVPVGAEATGLRAVENIKNSRYVLSNYQHPGEDISDKNITAVDKGELANAMKESIGIQETGGVGYISGLPSKDGAPYKKH